The following coding sequences are from one Burkholderia stabilis window:
- a CDS encoding HAD hydrolase-like protein yields the protein MPYRLIAFDFDGTLADSLDSFLAALSEASRLHGFRDATPELRPALRGMSARDIIRALDVPMWKVPRVTIDMRRLMQPRVAQVMLFPGVDETFDALAARGIRIAIATSNTEEIVRDRLGPHAGRRVDYFACGIPLFGKARRLRALVREAGVRADEVLYVGDEIRDADAARRAHIAFQGVAWGYTAPDALQAHCATPLLPRLDALLDRV from the coding sequence ATGCCCTATCGCCTCATCGCATTCGACTTCGACGGCACGCTCGCCGATTCGCTCGACAGCTTTCTCGCGGCACTCTCTGAAGCGTCGCGCCTGCACGGCTTTCGCGACGCGACGCCCGAGCTGCGCCCCGCACTGCGCGGCATGTCGGCGCGCGACATCATTCGCGCGCTCGACGTGCCGATGTGGAAAGTGCCGCGCGTGACGATCGACATGCGCCGCCTGATGCAACCGCGCGTCGCGCAAGTGATGCTGTTCCCCGGCGTCGACGAGACGTTCGATGCGCTCGCCGCACGCGGCATCCGCATCGCGATCGCCACATCGAATACCGAGGAGATCGTGCGCGACCGGCTCGGCCCGCACGCGGGCCGCCGCGTCGACTACTTCGCGTGCGGCATTCCGCTGTTCGGCAAGGCGCGTCGTCTGCGCGCGCTCGTACGTGAAGCAGGTGTGCGCGCCGACGAAGTGCTGTATGTCGGCGACGAGATTCGCGACGCCGACGCGGCACGACGCGCGCACATCGCGTTCCAGGGCGTCGCGTGGGGCTACACCGCACCCGACGCATTGCAGGCGCATTGCGCGACGCCGTTGCTGCCGCGCCTCGACGCACTGCTCGATCGCGTGTGA
- a CDS encoding DUF4142 domain-containing protein, with protein MNRFPPLSRLALSAAGLLLVAVTATAQTAQPVPSAPAAAATRIHEADQAFITDGTKTVSTQHDAARIADSRTSDSQVKAFAQRVSTDDEKIIQAMRAASPRGVDVPANDPDTAMLSSIKNLRGAEFDKAYIEQVALAGQQKAISAFQAEIASGRDTKLKEVARQALPILQAHYADAQKLAQRHHLASVQ; from the coding sequence ATGAACCGCTTTCCCCCACTCTCGCGCCTTGCATTGTCTGCCGCTGGCCTGCTTCTCGTCGCCGTGACGGCGACCGCGCAAACCGCACAACCGGTGCCGTCCGCGCCGGCCGCTGCCGCGACGCGCATCCACGAAGCCGACCAGGCCTTCATCACCGACGGCACGAAGACCGTGTCGACGCAGCACGACGCGGCGCGCATCGCCGATTCGCGCACGTCGGACAGCCAGGTCAAGGCCTTCGCGCAACGCGTGTCGACCGACGATGAAAAGATCATCCAGGCGATGCGCGCGGCGAGCCCGCGCGGTGTCGACGTGCCGGCCAACGACCCCGACACGGCCATGCTGAGCAGCATCAAGAACCTGCGCGGCGCCGAGTTCGACAAGGCGTATATCGAACAGGTCGCGCTCGCCGGCCAGCAGAAGGCGATCTCGGCATTCCAGGCCGAAATCGCATCGGGCCGCGACACGAAGCTGAAGGAAGTCGCCCGCCAGGCGCTGCCGATCCTGCAGGCGCACTACGCGGACGCGCAGAAGCTCGCGCAGCGTCACCATCTCGCATCGGTGCAGTAA
- a CDS encoding GNAT family N-acetyltransferase produces MTDASSSLEQPTLTGERVELRPLEASDRQALLDAAADGQLWNLKVTVVPGAETVDAYLDTALQGRASGTVMPFAIVDRASGRVIGSTRFWKIDRRNRKLEIGHTWLSESAQRTRANTEAKWLLLAYAFDTLHCVRVQFTTDELNEKSRAAILRLGAKQEGIVRHERIMPDGRKRNSVRFSIIDDEWPEVSARLTAKLAT; encoded by the coding sequence ATGACCGATGCTTCGTCTTCCCTCGAACAACCGACGCTTACCGGCGAGCGCGTCGAATTGCGGCCGCTCGAAGCCTCCGACCGGCAAGCACTGCTGGATGCGGCCGCCGACGGCCAGTTGTGGAATCTGAAGGTGACGGTCGTGCCGGGCGCGGAGACGGTCGATGCGTATCTCGACACCGCATTGCAGGGGCGCGCGTCCGGCACCGTGATGCCGTTCGCGATCGTCGATCGCGCATCGGGCCGCGTGATCGGCAGCACGCGCTTCTGGAAGATCGATCGCCGGAACCGCAAGCTCGAGATCGGCCATACGTGGTTGAGCGAATCGGCGCAGCGTACGCGCGCGAACACCGAAGCGAAGTGGCTGCTGCTCGCCTATGCGTTCGACACGCTGCACTGCGTGCGCGTGCAGTTCACGACCGACGAGCTGAACGAGAAATCGCGCGCGGCGATCCTGCGGCTCGGTGCGAAGCAGGAAGGGATCGTGCGTCACGAACGGATCATGCCGGATGGCCGCAAGCGCAATTCGGTGCGCTTCAGCATCATCGACGACGAATGGCCGGAGGTGAGTGCGCGGCTGACGGCGAAGCTCGCGACGTAA
- a CDS encoding LysR family transcriptional regulator, translating to MLTHRHIEVFRALMVAGSTTRAAEMLYTSQPTISRELARMEQVVGFALFERAHGRLRPTMAALTLFDDVRLAYVGLERVAATAARLREFRDGQLSVIALPAFSHAILPGACRRFRDAHAGVSVSVETQESPMLEEWLTAQRYDLGLTEHDVAPAGTVLTPLLEVDEVCVLPDGHPLLAQDAIDLVDLADRPFVSLSLNDPYRILIDEAFAQLGVAPRSVVETPSAVSVCAFVRQGLGAAIVNPLTALDFVGRDLHVRPLTRSFPYRVSVIVPEHRPKNLLVDAFADALRAEAKAIRRRLASHLG from the coding sequence ATGCTCACGCACCGTCATATCGAGGTTTTTCGTGCGCTGATGGTCGCCGGCAGCACGACGCGCGCGGCCGAGATGCTCTACACGTCGCAACCGACGATCAGCCGCGAGCTCGCGCGGATGGAGCAGGTCGTCGGCTTCGCGCTGTTCGAGCGCGCGCACGGCCGGCTGCGGCCGACGATGGCCGCGCTCACGCTGTTCGACGACGTGCGGCTCGCGTATGTGGGGCTTGAGCGTGTCGCGGCGACGGCCGCGCGCCTGCGCGAGTTTCGCGACGGGCAGCTTTCGGTGATCGCGCTGCCGGCGTTCTCGCATGCAATCCTGCCCGGCGCGTGCCGGCGTTTTCGCGACGCGCACGCGGGCGTCAGCGTGTCGGTCGAGACGCAGGAGTCGCCGATGCTCGAAGAGTGGCTGACCGCGCAGCGTTACGATCTCGGGCTGACCGAGCACGACGTCGCGCCGGCCGGCACCGTGCTCACGCCGCTGCTCGAAGTCGACGAGGTGTGCGTGCTGCCCGACGGCCATCCGCTGCTCGCGCAGGATGCGATCGATCTCGTCGATCTCGCCGATCGCCCGTTCGTGAGCCTGTCGCTGAACGATCCATATCGCATCCTGATCGACGAGGCGTTTGCGCAGCTCGGCGTCGCGCCGCGCTCGGTCGTCGAGACGCCGTCGGCCGTGTCGGTGTGCGCGTTCGTGCGGCAGGGGCTGGGAGCGGCGATCGTCAATCCGCTGACCGCGCTCGATTTCGTCGGGCGCGACCTGCACGTGCGGCCGCTCACGCGATCGTTTCCGTACCGGGTCAGCGTGATCGTGCCCGAGCACCGGCCGAAGAACCTGCTCGTCGATGCGTTTGCCGATGCGCTGCGCGCCGAGGCGAAGGCGATCCGTCGCCGGCTGGCCTCGCACCTCGGTTAG